The sequence below is a genomic window from Ficedula albicollis isolate OC2 chromosome 2, FicAlb1.5, whole genome shotgun sequence.
ATTTCCCTGTgataaaacagctgaaaatattaatgaaatcCAGGAACACAATCCGTAAATACTCCTGTCAGGTGAATAACATTTTGAACTTACAGTACCTAGCAGACACATACAGGAAAGTTGTACAAATGTCTGTGGCAGTTATGTTTTtaccattttgttttcttgtttttattttgcaagcaCACTTCATGGAATTAAGCAAATGTACTTAGCAACTGCTGAATTTGAGTAATGGTATTTAAGGGGCATTGGGGAGTTGCAGTAGCAGTTGAATTTATTAAGAGgcttatttcaaaattaatctAGCTAAAAATATGCAAGAAGAGATAACTTGAGCTAAGACACATACTGAGAAAGGGTTTAGGGCACAGAACATGTGATTTGGATTCTATATGAGCTCCTCCCATGACTCTCTTTGACCTTCTCACTCCTCACAAATTTTTAGAAATCTAGATTCTATCATGTGGTTCAAGAGTTGCAGTCACCAAACACAGTTTTCATGTGACCTAGGTCACAAGTCATGAAAGAAGAGACTTCTGTGTATTTGAAATGGTTCCCcaaccctcttttttttttaactccaaaATAAGAGCTTGTGCTCCTGAGACATTTCCTCATCAGCCTGCATCTGAGAGCACAGCTTATCTCAATGCAGTATGTGTCCTAAGAGTTCACAAACATCATTGTACAGACAGTGTATATTTAACCTGGCCACAATATACAACTTCGGTCCAGATAGTCAAAATAAGGATCAGGATGACAGTATAAGCTGACACTGTAGTAACTTTActggaaaacacagctttttaaCTTAACTGTCCATCttacagcagctgctggcagtacACATCCTATTAAGAATAAGGAACCATATTATATTTAGTCCCCCCTCAGACAGAAATACAAGTGCTGCTCAGAAAAAATCACAACATTTTGCTACCAGTGCTGAATGCTGAGCATCCTCTGCCTTGTGCTAATCCCCTCCAGGCTCTGAATCACACACTGTCCTGTTGGCTGTCAGTGCAGCAGTAAGGCTGAAGGGTTTCCTTGTGAGACCAGTTGCATTGAATGGCTGCCACCttataaagacagaaaataaggaagtgCCATTAATTTCTGGTAGTGGGCATGCCTTTTCAAGGGAGTTCTTGTTTCCAGTTTCTCAGCTGTTCTTCATGGTTAACATCTGATTCTGGGACAGTATCCCTTAGGGAAAGCACCATTCCAGTTCCATCCACACTTATCTCAAACTAAaactaatttgtttttctgagcaaAGACTTTGAGGAAGAcaccatttttccttttaattgctTTGTGTCTAGACTATCCAGATTATAAGAAGTATGTGGATTGCTaacttctcttctgcaggatCTCAGTAATTCTGCTTCACAGCTTCAAGGACACTCTTGAATGaattctttcttattttgttaAAGCAATATAAATTAAAGCAGTAACtactaattaaattaaaagaaaacagatgcatACACTTTACAAACAGACTCTGATACTTGTTTCCAACAGGATTTGGATTGCCTGCAGGTTTACCTGGATCTACCATGGGTACAATTGATTACGCTAGTTTTGGACCAGTGAGATTTTGTCAGtcttgaaaaataagaaaaattaaaattagcatGGGATTTTCAATCCTGTTACCTCTTAATTTAAGCAAAAGCTCTGGCATTCAGTCTTTTTTATTTACCACCATTAACAAAAGATTACAAGTAAGGTGGAGGAGATAGAgactgggaaagaaaagccCAATAGCACAGCTAATTCTGTCCCAAATAAGTAGCACATCACTTCTTTCTCCActtcctcttctgctcctcAAGTTAGTTTTCTGCCTAGCAGAAAAGTTCTGCCATAAAACAGGAAAGTCCCACAAGTTCTCCCAGTCAaggcttttttcatttttccttcaactAAATCATGTGGTTATGAAGTGCTATAAatatcaaataaatattttcagcagaaatagacacaaacataaacaaacaaacacaaaagcttaaaaaatcagaaactaagtaaaagaagggaaaagagataAATGGGGTTTAGGAGCTAagtatgtaaatatttaaacagcCAAAGTCATACAAAGCTTGAAAAGCTTCCTTTTCAAACAAATAGGGTGCAGTGCCAGCTATACTTCTTTCTTGCTGCTGGAGTTTCCTCATCCACAGTTTTTTGTTATGAGCTGAACACATAagctctgagctgggaattCCTATTGCTCATTTATATGGCACCCAGTGGAAAAGGCCTCTTGCTCTTTGACCAAGGCATTGtaattcaaattattaaaatcttgTGATGATAAATTGCTTTTCCAAGACATTACCACTCAGGGTCACATAAAATCACATCAGTGTATAGGAATTAACTCCAGAGCTTCAGTGCTAATAACtagagaggaaaataattttccaataaAATTTCTCATCTCTCCTGAGTTTTATTTTGAGATTTAGCATCTTGCCTCTCATCAGGACAATTCTTCTCCTAAGACAGTAACCTTTGGTTCCAGTGGACATTTGGTAGAAGTTAAACATGATACTAAAAGAGGTACCTTAAACCAGGCAGCTTTGATTTGTGAGTTGGTATCAAGGACAGACTGCAGTGTATGGAAACATACACTACATAGAGGGaaggaattatttcaaattattagAAACTGCTCAATGTAGAATTTGGCACCTCTGCTATTTAATATTCCACACTGACTGTTTCTGTTTGGCATCTAAATGacagtataaaatatttatatagataTTTAATCATTGCAGGAAAACCACAGAGTATGGGGAGATTCATGAGCTCACGACAGAAGAACAGTTTGTAGAGGGAAAATACATGGTGAAGTTTGAAACCAGCTCTTACTGGAAGGCGCTTGGGCTTTCTGCATTCCATGAATATGCTGATGTAAGTAGTGGCAAATATCCTTGATAACCAGGATACCCTGCCTCTGCAGTGGCATCAGctgcaaagagcaaaaaaaccctctgatACTGAAGGAGCAGCATCACTCAGTGAAGTGGTTCAACTGCCACACGGCACTGAGCAAATAAAGGCAGTACATATCCAGCTAAGCCACAAGAAGGAGCCAGCTTCCCTGCAAATGCTGACACAGCGCTTCCAAGGTGTGGCTGTGCCCATGCACCCCCTCATACCAGCAGAGAATCTTGCTCAAAGAGAGCTACGTTACTCAAAAGTAGACAGtgtttatgaaaaaaacaagtaaaaaaaaaaggtaccaAGAAAAAGAGACTGCTTTTACTGATGCTAAAGGAATTGAGTGATTTGGGCACCCtaattttataggaaaaaatcATGCTTAAATCAGAGGTATTTCCCCCATATCAGGCACATTAAAATCCCTGAATTCTAATGTGACGTgtaattacaggaaaaaagcaattcttTCTGGtgtgtcttttttaaaatgatgttCAGTATCATTCAGTAAagttcagtaaaaaaaaaaaaataagaagaagatacaaaaaaagtaaagaaataaccatagtgggaaaggaaaagctatTTCATTGATACTCGAATTCCACAAGCAGGCCAACAATATGATAATATCCtgtctctccctttcctttcagTCTCAAGCTGATTTATTGTGTGCTCTATTGTACTACATTTACTTAGCACAtccaaaaatctgtttaaattcTTCAGGCTTAATCTGTCATTAAATTTAAGATTACCCAATTTAAATAGTCTGGAACAACTACTGATATTGTTTTAGAACATTTCAAACCACAAGTTCATGGAGCTCTGTGGAAGACTAAAACAAATGACTGAGTCCCGTGTCCATAAAAGTCTAAGGTGCAGTTTGCATTTGGATGTCTGAAAGTTGTAAGGGCTACACCTCAGAAGGTGCTAAAAAGTGCCTGACTGAGACTGTTCCAGCTAGGCTAAAGAGCTTTTCCTTGACATAATAGCCTACAAGTCAACAAGCTAGCCTGGGAAGTGGGTAGAATTCAGTGACTAAATGTGTACAAGGTTACTGAAGCCTACAGTCCTCATGTCCCAGCAGCTTAGACTTTGGCCATGGAGAGAACTCTCTAGTCCACTTACAAAAAGTGCATTATGGTTTAGAAAATAGATCAAATAGTAGGCTAAAGAAAGCTGGAATTTAACCCAAGTGACAATACTCTCCTGGGAATTGGGTGTCCCGAGTCCCATTGGAGTGATTTGGAGAGCAGCAGATTTGAATTGTCGTAGGGCAAGGGTGTCTGCCTGTTCTGGCAAGTCTAGCCACTCAGTTCTTAATGCAAAAACTGACCCATCATCAGTGATGCTAAAAACAGGAGGGGGCACTGGAGTACAGAAAGTAGCTTTGGGCTCCAGTTGCCTCCCTTGTTTGGACACATCACACGAGGGTTGTATTTAAATTCCCTAGGTGGAATTTTACCCCTGTCTCTTACTGGCCATTTAGATGCCTCCCCCTTACCCTCCCATTCCACATCACAAGGCAGTTTGCCTGGCTCAGGTGTGGGTATTTCCATCCAGCTCCACTGCGGCTGAGGCTCTTTGTGGCCCTCAGTCCAAATCTCACAATGTCTCAGTCCTTGGCAATCACATAGTAACAGGCAGCATTACCCTTCAGAAGGGTAAAAGCATTGCACAGAACCAGCAAAGTGCTCCGCAGATGAGGTGGGGTGTGCTGCTTAGCTGTTCATAAGGAAGCTCTGACTGTATGTTGCTCACCATGACCACaagttttctcctttccaggtgGTGTTCACTGCGAACGATTCCGGCCACCGCCACTACACCATCGCTGCTCTCCTCAGCCCTTTCTCCTACTCAACCACTGCTGTTGTCACTGATCCCCAGGAATAAACATGTACTGTCTGTTCACACTTTCCTCCACTAGAACTATCATAGGCTTTTAGGAGGAAGGTTTTTTCCTACTGCTAAAGCATAACCTTTTGCCAcattagttgtttttttttttccattttgtaaCCTGGCAAACTTCAGACAAgacaataaaatattacttcttTAAAACAGTTTTGACTAATTAGtgaaattttactgttttctaaaGTATTATGTTTTGCACTGAAGTGCAAAGGACATCTGAAAAATACACGTGGGATGACACTTGATTTAGTTTTGTTATCTTCCTCCACCATCCTAAAGAAGTCTCACCAAATACATTGGCTCAAAACAGGAAATTCATATAGTTGTGTTACCTTAGAAAACGTACCAAATAAATGTACTCAAAATAAGAAAGTCATTTGTGCCACTCCAAGTTTACGCATAGAAAATATGGTCCTTCTATCAACCAGGTCACAGGGTGAATAGATGAAATTCTGAATAACTAGCAGTAGAACAAACAATGCAGAAACCATTGAAATAAGTATGTCCAAAGAGCTGAAAGAGTTAGAATCTGTGTACCTTTGCTTAAAACTTCTTGTAAACCTTAACATGTTGATGTTTCAGGAGGAAGCTGGCTGCTCAATCAATCTAGGAAGTACCGAAGGAATTTCAATTAGCACTTTTTTAACATCTTTGATATTAAAGTAATTATTTGACATCACACAGCTGGCTACCCTATACAGGTGCATTCCAGTTAAAAGTTTAATAAATCATATCTGTAGCCCTCATTAAAAAGAAGTCCAAAAAGAGAAGCATCATCTTATTCTCttcatatttttagaaataggGAAAGGTAAGCTGTAGAGTGACTGTGATTCAAATAAAGTTGCTGATAAACCTACTAAAGACTTTGAGGGCTTTAGCAGAGTTTTCTGTAAACCATGGCctattgtatttaaaatatcctGAAGGAGAGGAATTGGTTTTTAACTGGATTAC
It includes:
- the LOC101811636 gene encoding transthyretin, whose product is MAFQSVLFVFLAGLVFFSEAAPLVSHGSVDSKCPLMVKVLDAVRGSPASDVTVKVFKQAEDGSWQDFAVGKTTEYGEIHELTTEEQFVEGKYMVKFETSSYWKALGLSAFHEYADVVFTANDSGHRHYTIAALLSPFSYSTTAVVTDPQE